Proteins from a genomic interval of Rhodococcoides fascians A25f:
- a CDS encoding alpha/beta fold hydrolase produces the protein MNTSEQTHQVGRRSTVAAGDGTALAVREFGHPNAPLTAVFVHGHCLRMQSWTDLRRQVEHTWGDDVRIVMYDHRGHGESSAAVPESCTIDQLGEDLADVIRAVVPVGPFVVIGHSMGGMTALSYARQYPDAIGSRLVGVGLIATSAGGITDDGLGSCLAHPAVSAFQAAVRRAPRLMSGAKRLSRGVCAPIVRTAGCGSHKVSPRVVTLATAMLGDTSIVTMAGFLGAFRGLDEVAGLAALATIPTLVLCGSDDLMTPMRHSETLAAHLPDARLVRVAQAGHMVILERAHEVAEAVVELVTTARRAHVGDLALAR, from the coding sequence ATGAACACCAGCGAGCAGACCCATCAGGTCGGTCGCCGCAGCACCGTCGCTGCGGGCGATGGCACTGCACTGGCGGTTCGCGAATTCGGACATCCGAATGCGCCTCTGACCGCGGTGTTCGTGCACGGGCACTGCCTGCGCATGCAGTCGTGGACGGACCTGCGCCGGCAGGTGGAACACACGTGGGGCGACGACGTCCGAATCGTGATGTACGACCACCGCGGTCACGGAGAGTCGAGCGCGGCCGTGCCGGAGAGCTGCACCATAGATCAGCTCGGCGAGGACCTGGCCGACGTCATTCGCGCTGTCGTCCCGGTGGGACCGTTCGTCGTGATCGGACACTCGATGGGCGGCATGACGGCGCTCTCCTACGCGCGTCAGTACCCGGACGCCATCGGCTCCCGCCTCGTCGGGGTCGGGTTGATCGCGACGTCCGCGGGCGGGATCACCGACGACGGGCTCGGTAGTTGCCTCGCCCATCCGGCCGTGTCGGCATTTCAGGCGGCTGTTCGACGCGCCCCTCGACTGATGTCGGGTGCCAAGAGGCTCAGTCGCGGGGTCTGCGCCCCCATCGTCAGGACGGCGGGATGCGGATCCCACAAAGTCAGCCCGCGGGTGGTCACGCTGGCGACGGCCATGCTCGGCGACACGTCCATCGTGACGATGGCCGGGTTTCTCGGCGCGTTTCGAGGCCTCGACGAGGTGGCCGGCCTGGCGGCACTCGCCACCATTCCCACTCTGGTGCTGTGCGGCTCGGACGACCTGATGACGCCGATGCGCCACTCGGAAACCCTTGCCGCCCATCTTCCCGACGCACGGCTGGTGCGCGTCGCGCAGGCCGGGCACATGGTGATTCTCGAACGAGCGCACGAGGTGGCGGAGGCCGTCGTCGAACTCGTGACAACGGCTCGGCGTGCTCACGTGGGGGATCTCGCCCTGGCACGCTAG
- a CDS encoding ammonium transporter, which produces MITGAPDAGDTAWLLASTALVLLMTPGLAFFYGGMVRSKSVLNMMMMSLSAIAVVWLLWLVFGFSMVFGDNVIGGWIGNPLQYAGFEGLLGGVYTSAGGAVSIPLVGTVPALVFAAFQAGFAMVTVALISGAVADRMRFVPWVLFAALWSTLVYFPVAHWVFSLDGLTSEFGGWVTNRLGAIDFAGGTAVEINAGVAGLVLALVVGKRRGWPRDPMRPHNLPAVMLGAGLLWFGWFGFNAGSSLAADGVAAVALVNTMGAGAMSMAAWLVVEKWRDGHATSFGAASGVVAGLVAITPSCAAVTPIGAAAIGIASGALCALAIGLKYRFGYDDSLDVVGVHLVGGIVGTLMIGLVASAQMPAGVDGLFYGGGLHQLWVQAIAVVAVFVYCAVVTTGIAFAIKAVMGVRADAQHEADGLDEHEHAESAYDFGVGHGGSNKPGLFGK; this is translated from the coding sequence GTGATCACCGGAGCGCCCGATGCGGGCGACACCGCGTGGCTGCTGGCCAGCACCGCGCTGGTGCTGCTGATGACGCCCGGCCTGGCCTTCTTCTACGGCGGCATGGTGCGCTCGAAGAGTGTGCTGAACATGATGATGATGAGCCTGTCGGCCATCGCCGTGGTGTGGCTGTTGTGGTTGGTGTTCGGCTTCTCGATGGTGTTCGGCGACAACGTGATCGGCGGCTGGATCGGAAACCCGTTGCAGTACGCCGGTTTCGAGGGTCTGTTGGGCGGGGTGTACACCTCGGCCGGGGGAGCGGTGTCGATTCCGTTGGTGGGAACCGTTCCTGCACTGGTGTTCGCGGCGTTCCAGGCCGGATTTGCCATGGTGACGGTGGCGTTGATCTCCGGCGCTGTCGCAGACCGGATGCGGTTCGTTCCCTGGGTGCTGTTCGCGGCGTTGTGGTCCACCCTCGTGTATTTCCCTGTGGCGCACTGGGTGTTCTCGCTCGACGGGCTCACCAGTGAGTTCGGCGGATGGGTGACGAACAGGCTCGGCGCGATCGACTTCGCCGGCGGTACTGCGGTGGAGATAAACGCAGGCGTCGCCGGGCTGGTGCTCGCGCTGGTCGTCGGCAAGCGTCGTGGCTGGCCGCGAGATCCCATGCGCCCGCACAACCTTCCGGCCGTCATGCTCGGTGCCGGGTTGCTGTGGTTCGGTTGGTTCGGCTTCAACGCGGGATCGTCGTTGGCCGCGGACGGCGTCGCCGCAGTGGCCCTGGTGAACACGATGGGTGCCGGAGCGATGTCCATGGCGGCGTGGCTCGTCGTCGAGAAGTGGCGGGACGGGCACGCCACGTCGTTCGGCGCGGCGTCGGGCGTCGTGGCCGGTCTGGTGGCCATCACACCGTCGTGCGCGGCAGTTACCCCGATCGGTGCCGCGGCAATCGGCATCGCCTCCGGTGCCCTGTGCGCTCTGGCCATCGGCCTCAAATACCGCTTCGGTTACGACGATTCGCTCGACGTCGTCGGTGTGCACCTCGTCGGTGGCATCGTCGGCACGCTGATGATCGGGCTCGTAGCCAGTGCGCAGATGCCGGCGGGCGTGGACGGGCTGTTCTACGGCGGTGGCCTGCACCAGCTGTGGGTGCAGGCGATCGCGGTGGTGGCGGTGTTCGTCTACTGCGCGGTGGTCACCACCGGAATCGCGTTCGCGATCAAGGCTGTCATGGGTGTGCGCGCCGACGCGCAGCACGAAGCCGACGGCCTCGACGAGCACGAGCATGCCGAGTCCGCCTACGACTTCGGAGTGGGCCACGGCGGCAGCAACAAGCCTGGTCTTTTCGGTAAGTAG
- a CDS encoding NAD(P)-binding domain-containing protein, which produces MDTRVAVIGAGQAGLSAGYHLHRAGLDAGAGFVMLDGAPGPGGAWQFRWPSLTLSTVNGVHDLPGMTFAETLGDEPADTIPAAEAVPRYYREYEDRFELHVRRPVTVTVVCDREPLFRVEAGETVVMAEGLINATGTWEKPFVPHYDGAETFTGRQLHTKDYRTADEFAGKHVVVVGGGISAVQLLDEISQVTTTTWVTRRPPVFRNGEFDQNAGRTAVAMVEERVRAGLPPGSVVSVTGLLLTPSLAAARERGALERKPMFSAITADSVVWNDGSSQRADVILWATGFRSALDHLAPLRLRGHGGGIVMDGRLATRVAANHRVHLLGYGPSASTIGANRAGRAAVTELLETLG; this is translated from the coding sequence ATCGACACTCGAGTTGCCGTCATCGGCGCGGGGCAGGCCGGACTCTCGGCCGGCTACCACCTCCACCGCGCCGGCCTGGACGCGGGCGCAGGCTTCGTGATGCTGGACGGTGCCCCCGGCCCCGGCGGCGCCTGGCAGTTCCGGTGGCCTTCGCTGACGCTGAGCACCGTCAACGGGGTTCACGACCTGCCCGGTATGACCTTCGCCGAAACGCTGGGCGACGAGCCGGCCGACACCATTCCGGCCGCCGAGGCCGTCCCCCGCTACTACCGCGAGTACGAGGACCGCTTCGAACTGCATGTTCGACGCCCCGTCACGGTGACAGTCGTGTGCGATCGCGAACCTCTCTTCCGGGTCGAGGCCGGGGAGACGGTCGTCATGGCCGAGGGATTGATCAATGCGACAGGAACGTGGGAGAAGCCGTTCGTTCCGCATTACGACGGAGCCGAGACGTTCACCGGCAGGCAATTGCACACGAAGGATTACCGGACGGCCGACGAGTTCGCCGGCAAGCATGTCGTGGTGGTGGGCGGCGGGATCTCGGCCGTCCAGCTGCTCGACGAGATTTCCCAGGTGACGACCACAACGTGGGTGACGCGCCGACCACCGGTGTTCCGGAACGGCGAGTTCGATCAGAATGCCGGACGGACGGCCGTGGCGATGGTCGAGGAGAGGGTGCGGGCGGGCCTGCCACCGGGCTCGGTCGTGTCGGTGACCGGGCTGTTGCTGACGCCGTCGTTGGCCGCCGCACGCGAGCGCGGCGCGCTCGAACGCAAGCCGATGTTCTCGGCGATCACCGCAGATTCGGTGGTGTGGAACGACGGATCGAGTCAACGCGCCGACGTGATTCTGTGGGCCACCGGTTTTCGCAGCGCACTCGACCACCTGGCCCCTCTGCGCTTGCGCGGGCACGGCGGAGGAATCGTCATGGACGGTCGACTAGCCACCCGAGTGGCAGCGAACCATCGCGTCCACTTGCTCGGCTACGGGCCGTCCGCGAGCACGATCGGAGCGAACCGCGCCGGACGAGCTGCGGTGACGGAGCTGCTCGAGACTCTGGGTTAA
- a CDS encoding ABC-F family ATP-binding cassette domain-containing protein, with amino-acid sequence MTATLRIDDLAAFHGDRTLFSGLDLTVTEGDVIGLVGANGAGKSTLLTLLAGVGTADHEGEIYTSPPDATVGYLAQEPERIAGETVQDFLGRRTGVTEAESSMNAAAEALGSSDEDLYTPALEKWLALGGADLTERTAKVLADLGLEVDGSALMTDLSGGQAARAGLAAILLARYDILLLDEPTNDLDLAGLEQLEQFVVATRAAIVVVSHDREFLARTVTGVVELDRAQRRIDVYDGSYQSYLAEREIARQHAREKYDEFADTKSALESRAQMQRNWMESGVRNARRKATDNDKIARKTRAESTEKQAAKARQTQRRIERLEVVEEPRKEWELRMEIAAAPRSGTVVSVLGGAVVRRSGFTFGPATTQIEWGDRILITGPNGSGKTTLLSVLLGRLSPDEGTASLGSGVAVGEIDQARAYFVGEGTVSDALSAAVPEWPDAEVRTLLAKFGLRGDDALRPASSLSPGERTRAALALLQARSVNLLVLDEPTNHLDLPAIEQLERAMENFEGTLLLVTHDRRMLDTVRSTRHWTMADGQLSEK; translated from the coding sequence GTGACCGCAACGCTTCGTATCGATGATCTCGCCGCTTTTCACGGCGATCGGACCCTGTTCTCCGGCCTGGATCTGACGGTGACCGAGGGTGATGTCATCGGGCTCGTCGGGGCGAACGGTGCAGGGAAATCGACTCTGTTGACGCTGCTCGCGGGTGTGGGGACGGCCGATCACGAGGGTGAGATCTACACCAGCCCACCCGACGCGACCGTCGGCTATCTGGCGCAGGAACCCGAGCGGATAGCCGGGGAAACGGTGCAGGACTTTCTCGGTCGACGGACCGGGGTGACCGAGGCCGAATCGTCGATGAACGCGGCCGCCGAGGCTCTCGGTTCGAGTGACGAGGACCTCTACACCCCAGCACTGGAGAAGTGGCTGGCTCTCGGTGGCGCTGATCTGACAGAACGCACCGCGAAGGTACTCGCGGACCTGGGCCTGGAGGTCGACGGATCTGCACTGATGACGGATCTGTCGGGTGGGCAGGCTGCCCGCGCCGGTCTGGCCGCGATTCTGCTCGCGCGGTACGACATCCTTCTGCTCGACGAACCGACCAACGACCTCGATCTGGCGGGCCTCGAGCAACTCGAGCAATTCGTCGTCGCGACGCGAGCGGCGATCGTCGTCGTCAGCCACGATCGTGAATTCTTGGCGCGGACGGTCACGGGTGTCGTCGAGCTGGATCGGGCGCAGCGGCGCATCGATGTGTACGACGGCAGCTACCAGTCCTATCTGGCGGAGCGTGAGATTGCCCGCCAGCATGCCCGGGAGAAGTACGACGAGTTCGCGGACACCAAGTCCGCGTTGGAATCTCGCGCGCAGATGCAGCGGAACTGGATGGAGTCGGGGGTACGCAATGCGCGCCGGAAGGCCACCGACAACGACAAGATAGCGCGCAAGACGCGCGCCGAGTCGACAGAGAAGCAGGCCGCGAAAGCTCGTCAGACGCAGCGCCGCATCGAGCGACTCGAGGTGGTCGAGGAACCCCGCAAGGAATGGGAGCTGCGAATGGAGATTGCGGCGGCTCCCCGCAGCGGCACCGTTGTCTCGGTGTTGGGCGGTGCTGTCGTCCGGCGATCAGGGTTCACGTTCGGACCGGCGACGACGCAGATCGAGTGGGGCGATCGAATCCTGATCACCGGGCCCAACGGCTCCGGCAAGACGACTTTGCTGTCGGTTCTGCTGGGCAGGCTCAGCCCGGACGAGGGCACGGCCTCACTGGGATCCGGGGTCGCCGTCGGTGAAATCGACCAGGCACGAGCATATTTCGTCGGAGAGGGCACCGTATCCGATGCCTTGAGCGCAGCGGTTCCCGAGTGGCCCGATGCCGAAGTCCGCACGCTGCTGGCCAAGTTCGGCCTACGCGGCGACGATGCGCTGCGGCCGGCGTCGTCGCTCTCGCCCGGTGAGCGAACCCGTGCGGCACTGGCCTTGCTGCAGGCGCGTAGTGTGAATCTGTTGGTCTTGGACGAGCCGACCAACCACCTCGACCTGCCCGCCATCGAACAACTCGAACGTGCGATGGAGAACTTCGAGGGCACGCTGTTGCTGGTGACTCACGACCGCAGAATGCTCGACACGGTCCGCAGCACTCGTCACTGGACGATGGCCGACGGACAGTTGAGCGAGAAGTAA
- a CDS encoding aldo/keto reductase — protein sequence MTYSAETSTVPTIVLNDGTSIPQLGFGVWQVPDDGAQAAVAEALKVGYRSIDTAKVYENEAGTGKAIAESGIARDELFITTKLWNDDQGYDSTLKAFDASMDRLGLEYLDLYLIHWQQLDRDKYIDTFKAFQKLKADGRIGSIGVSNFTIPTLEKLIDAVGETPSINQIELHPRLIQEELRAFHTSKGIATEAWSPLGSGTVLDDPAFAPIAEAHGVTPAQVILRWHIQLGNVVIPKSVTPERIASNFDVFGFELSNDEIQQINALDSADGRTGPDPDKFSS from the coding sequence ATGACGTATTCAGCCGAGACCAGTACTGTCCCGACCATCGTGCTCAACGACGGCACGTCCATTCCCCAGCTCGGGTTCGGTGTATGGCAGGTTCCCGACGACGGTGCCCAGGCCGCAGTGGCCGAGGCGCTGAAGGTCGGGTACCGCAGCATCGACACCGCCAAGGTGTACGAGAACGAGGCCGGCACCGGCAAGGCGATCGCAGAGTCCGGCATCGCCCGCGACGAGTTGTTCATCACCACCAAGTTGTGGAACGACGATCAGGGTTACGACTCCACCTTGAAGGCGTTCGACGCGAGCATGGATCGCCTCGGACTCGAGTACCTCGACCTGTACCTCATTCACTGGCAGCAGCTCGATCGCGACAAGTACATCGACACCTTCAAGGCTTTCCAGAAGCTCAAGGCCGACGGCCGGATCGGCTCGATCGGCGTCTCCAATTTCACCATTCCCACCCTCGAGAAGCTGATCGACGCGGTCGGTGAGACGCCGTCGATCAACCAGATCGAGCTGCATCCGCGTCTGATCCAGGAAGAGCTGCGCGCTTTCCACACCTCGAAGGGCATCGCCACCGAGGCCTGGAGCCCGCTCGGCTCCGGCACCGTCCTGGACGATCCGGCCTTCGCGCCCATCGCCGAGGCGCACGGAGTCACCCCGGCCCAGGTGATCCTGCGCTGGCACATCCAGCTCGGCAACGTGGTGATCCCCAAGTCGGTGACCCCCGAGCGCATTGCCAGCAACTTCGACGTGTTCGGCTTCGAGCTGAGCAACGACGAAATTCAGCAGATCAATGCGCTGGACTCCGCCGATGGCCGCACCGGCCCGGACCCGGACAAGTTCAGCAGCTGA
- a CDS encoding enoyl-CoA hydratase: MIGLSRDGDVVTLELQRPDRRNALNTELCLAVRHGVEQAERDGARVLVITGQGTSFCAGADLTGDAFPDSFGQILEEMLIAVESVSIPVIAAINGPAVGAGTQLAIACDLRVVAPGSFFEIPSTRLGIAVSNWTIKRLAALAGGGVARTILLGGERVYAEQAFTCGLANKLGDLAVATQWAESITELAPLALRHLKLVFNDDGIHDDPTPEQHAAFEAAWSSEDMKEARRARAEKRKPKFVGK; the protein is encoded by the coding sequence GTGATCGGACTCTCTCGTGACGGCGATGTCGTCACTCTCGAATTGCAGCGCCCGGATCGACGCAATGCGTTGAACACGGAGCTGTGTCTTGCGGTGCGCCACGGTGTGGAACAGGCCGAGCGTGACGGGGCGCGGGTTCTCGTCATCACCGGGCAGGGCACCAGCTTCTGTGCAGGTGCGGATCTGACCGGTGATGCGTTTCCCGACTCGTTCGGGCAGATCCTCGAGGAGATGTTGATCGCCGTCGAGTCCGTGTCGATTCCGGTGATCGCGGCGATCAACGGACCGGCTGTAGGGGCAGGGACACAGTTGGCCATTGCGTGCGATCTTCGGGTCGTTGCGCCGGGAAGCTTCTTCGAGATTCCATCGACGCGACTCGGTATTGCCGTGAGCAACTGGACCATCAAGCGGCTGGCCGCGCTCGCCGGTGGGGGAGTTGCGCGCACGATTCTGCTCGGCGGGGAGCGGGTGTATGCCGAGCAGGCCTTCACCTGCGGCTTGGCAAACAAACTCGGCGATCTCGCGGTTGCAACGCAGTGGGCCGAGTCCATCACCGAGCTCGCTCCGCTGGCTCTGCGTCATCTCAAGCTCGTGTTCAACGACGATGGGATTCACGATGATCCGACGCCGGAGCAGCACGCGGCGTTCGAGGCCGCGTGGAGCAGTGAGGACATGAAGGAAGCGCGACGGGCACGTGCCGAGAAGCGCAAGCCGAAATTCGTGGGCAAGTGA
- a CDS encoding uroporphyrinogen-III synthase has protein sequence MSEPLDGKTVALTAERRADELATMLERRGANIVHAAAIHVLPLIDDSELKSATEGIVERPPQIVVISTGIGFRGWLDAAADWGMREDLLTALGRTRIIARGPKARGAIRGTGLREEWSPATEASQEVSDHLAAEGVSGVDVAVQLHGVITEWEPTIHLSDALSELGAHVRPIPVYRWIRPVDQAPLIDLLEQIIEHRVDAVTFTSAPAVASLLSTAKDNGLLDAFLDALRGPVAAICVGPVTSAPLDALDVPTSMPGRARLGALAKFVTEQLG, from the coding sequence ATGTCGGAACCGCTCGACGGCAAGACCGTTGCCCTCACCGCCGAGCGGCGCGCGGACGAATTGGCCACCATGCTCGAACGCCGCGGCGCGAACATCGTTCACGCCGCGGCGATTCACGTTCTGCCCCTGATCGACGACTCCGAGTTGAAGTCGGCCACAGAGGGCATCGTCGAGCGCCCACCGCAGATCGTCGTGATCAGTACCGGCATCGGTTTTCGGGGCTGGCTCGACGCGGCCGCCGACTGGGGTATGCGCGAAGACCTCCTGACAGCACTGGGGCGCACGCGAATCATTGCCCGAGGTCCCAAGGCGCGCGGGGCAATTCGCGGCACGGGGCTTCGTGAAGAGTGGTCGCCGGCCACCGAGGCCTCGCAGGAAGTATCCGATCATCTTGCTGCCGAAGGTGTTTCCGGAGTGGACGTCGCGGTTCAGCTGCACGGCGTCATCACCGAATGGGAACCGACGATCCACCTGAGCGATGCACTGAGCGAACTCGGTGCACATGTCCGACCGATCCCGGTGTACCGCTGGATTCGCCCCGTGGATCAGGCCCCGCTCATCGACCTGTTGGAGCAGATCATCGAGCACCGCGTGGACGCGGTGACGTTCACCAGTGCCCCCGCCGTCGCGTCGCTGCTCTCGACCGCGAAGGACAACGGCCTGCTCGACGCCTTCCTGGACGCGCTTCGAGGCCCCGTCGCCGCGATCTGCGTGGGGCCGGTGACGTCGGCCCCGTTGGATGCGTTGGACGTCCCGACGTCGATGCCGGGCCGGGCACGATTGGGTGCGCTGGCGAAGTTCGTGACCGAGCAGCTCGGTTAA